The proteins below are encoded in one region of Phaseolus vulgaris cultivar G19833 chromosome 1, P. vulgaris v2.0, whole genome shotgun sequence:
- the LOC137813337 gene encoding peptidyl-prolyl cis-trans isomerase CYP95-like isoform X5, with the protein MLSELQALFHFHISCDHGTGGESIYGSKFPDESPRLKHDAPGLLSMPVAVRDTLGSHFIITFKADPHLDRKHVIFGKLVQGHNILKKIEDVGDEEGLPSVTVKIINCGEHNEDGKKLKKSKKGRNGFCETNNHELHRGKNRKSSGDKRKRRKYYTSESDSSSDSDTKSSKSGCDSESDLSSSSYTSSSSDDRQRKRKRSRKDRHRRGKRRDKHREKRRRKQDKKSKRRSRRELASHTDSDSESKSGNSSDGDSCGAQPKDQKLKEQSQRHAEGHYSLVVEKELPPMHLNKEKLDMLEEEEFPKKNEEQSSYGTRANYRSDRSQGRQPDVMDDQPGKSRSPSMSISPRSERKSPSCPKRRLRRSPSGNGSPRVPSQRSLSQSPVRSTSKSPNRRNISRSPVRGRKGRSFSRSPVGSREHRSVSASPVRSLSQNHQRTSPRAASRRSISRSPGRSLSQGRGRSSHRVPSRTSISRSPVRNHNQRSISRSPRSRGRRSVSASPVRSLSRSHQSSPRASSRRSIGKSPVRTLNHRGVNRSPLRSRGRSHRSVSESPIRSLSQSRQRTSPKAQSRRSISRSPVRTDNHRSVSRSPVRSHGHRSVSASPVRSLSRGRQRSSSREPSRRSISRSPVKVSRKSSRSPVRSPARSSGRAPLRSHSRSPVRRPSRVNNRNYSRSPRGRSLSRSRSPDVSPKRIRRGRGFSERYSYARRYRTPSRSPVRSYRYNGRNDRGRYSGYRRYSPRRNRSPPPRRRTPSRYRSRRSRTPSVSRSPRHKGRRYSRSPSRSPVRSRSPVGTYRPRVERSRSLSRSRSPSRSRNSLESQSPRKKSRSRSQSSDGKKGLVSYGDGSPDSG; encoded by the exons ATG TTGTCCGAGTTGCAAGCCTTGTTCCATTTTCATATTTCCTGTGACCATG gcaCTGGTGGAGAAAGCATATATGGTTCCAAGTTCCCAG ATGAATCACCTAGGCTAAAGCATGATGCTCCCGGCCTTCTATCTATGCCTGTTGCTGTTCGCGACACTCTTGGTTCTCATTTTATCATCACTTTTAAAGCTGATCCCCATCTTGATAG GAAACATGTGATCTTTGGAAAGCTTGTGCAAGGGCATAATATATTGAAGAAAATTGAAGATGTGGGTGATGAAGAAGGACTTCCAAGTGTAActgttaaaataattaattgtggCGAACATAATGAGG ATGGAAAGAAGTTGAAGAAATCAAAAAAGGGAAGAAATGGGTTTTGCGAAACCAATAATCATGAACTGCATAGGGGGAAGAACAGAAAATCTTCAGGGGACAAAAGGAAAAGGAGAAAGTATTACACATCAGAATCTGATAGTTCCTCAGATTCAGACACGAAATCTTCCAAAAGTGGTTGTGATTCTGAATCAGATTTATCTTCATCATCTTACACAagttcctccagtgatgacaggcagagaaagaggaaaagatCCAGGAAAGACAGGCATAGACGTGGAAAAAGAAGAGACAAACATCGAGAGAAGAGACGAAGGAAACAAGACAAAAAATCAAAGCGTAGATCAAGAAG GGAATTGGCCAGTCATACTGATTCAGACAGTGAAAGTAAGAGTGGCAACAGCTCCGATGGTGATAGTTGTGGTGCTCAACCGAAAGATCAGAAGCTTAAAGAACAATCTCAGAGACATG CTGAAGGTCACTATTCCTTAGTTGTGGAGAAAGAATTGCCTCCCATGCACCTTAACAAGGAGAAACTGGATATGCTAGAGGAAGAAGAATTCCCAAAGAAGAATGAAGAGCAAAGTAGCTATGGCACTAGAGCCAACTATAGATCTGACCGAAGTCAAGGGAGGCAGCCTGACGTGATGGATGATCAACCAGGCAAATCTAG GAGTCCAAGCATGAGTATTAGTCCCCGGAGCGAGAGGAAAAGCCCTAGTTGTCCAAAAAGGAGGTTGAGAAGAAGTCCAAGTGGCAATGGAAGCCCTCGTGTTCCATCACAGAGGAGCTTGAGTCAGAGTCCTGTTAGAAGCACAAGCAAAAGTCCAAACAGAAGAAACATAAGTAGAAGCCCCGTGAGAGGTAGGAAGGGGAGAAGTTTCAGTAGAAGCCCTGTGGGATCTCGCGAACATAGAAGTGTTAGTGCAAGCCCTGTAAGATCCCTTTCTCAGAACCACCAGAGGACTTCACCCAGAGCAGCATCACGCAGATCAATCAGCAGAAGTCCTGGAAGATCCCTTTCTCAGGGTCGCGGGAGGAGTTCACACAGAGTACCATCGCGAACATCAATCAGCAGAAGTCCTGTGAGAAATCACAATCAAAGAAGTATCAGTCGAAGCCCGAGATCTCGTGGTCGGAGAAGTGTGAGTGCAAGTCCGGTAAGATCCCTTTCTCGGAGCCACCAGAGTTCACCCAGAGCATCATCACGAAGATCAATCGGCAAAAGCCCTGTGAGAACACTCAATCATAGAGGTGTCAATAGAAGCCCTCTGAGATCTCGTGGTCGTAGTCATAGAAGTGTCAGTGAAAGCCCTATAAGATCTCTTTCTCAGAGCCGTCAGAGGACTTCACCAAAAGCACAATCACGGAGATCAATCAGTAGAAGCCCTGTGAGAACTGACAATCATAGAAGTGTAAGTAGAAGCCCTGTGAGATCTCATGGTCATAGAAGTGTGAGTGCAAGCCCTGTCAGATCACTTTCTCGGGGCCGCCAGAGGAGTTCATCTAGAGAACCTTCACGAAGATCAATAAGCAGAAGCCCAGTAAAAGTGTCAAGAAAGAGTAGCAGGAGTCCAGTTAGATCACCTGCCAGAAGCTCTGGAAGAGCCCCTTTGAGAAGCCATAGCCGGAGTCCAGTTAGGAGGCCAAGCAGAGTCAATAACCGCAATTATTCTAGGAGTCCACGTGGTAGGAGCTTGTCTAGAAGTCGGTCACCTGATGTTTCCCCGAAACGTATCAGAAGGGGAAGAGGTTTCAGTGAACGATACTCTTATGCTAGAAGATATAGGACTCCCTCTCGATCTCCTGTGAGATCATACCGCTATAATGGAAGAAATGACCGTGGCAG ATATTCAGGTTACAGAAGGTACTCCCCTAGGCGTAACAGGAGCCCACCACCACGCAGAAGAACCCCATCAAG ATACCGGAGTAGGAGGAGCAGGACACCATCTGTATCACGGAGCCCACGCCATAAGGGTCGACGATACAGTCGAAGTCCAAGCCGTAGCCCTGTTCGCAGTCGTTCACCTGTGGGCACATATCGACCTCGTGTTGAGAGGAGCAGGTCTTTGTCCCGGAGCAGGAGTCCATCACGCTCCAGGAATTCATTGGAATCACAATCTCCACGAAAGAAGAGCAGGTCAAGGTCCCAAAGCTCAGATGGAAAGAAAGGCCTTGTATCTTACGGAGATGGTTCTCCAGACTCAGGTTAA
- the LOC137813337 gene encoding peptidyl-prolyl cis-trans isomerase CYP95-like isoform X4 gives MLSELQALFHFHISCDHGTGGESIYGSKFPDESPRLKHDAPGLLSMPVAVRDTLGSHFIITFKADPHLDRKHVIFGKLVQGHNILKKIEDVGDEEGLPSVTVKIINCGEHNEVDGKKLKKSKKGRNGFCETNNHELHRGKNRKSSGDKRKRRKYYTSESDSSSDSDTKSSKSGCDSESDLSSSSYTSSSSDDRQRKRKRSRKDRHRRGKRRDKHREKRRRKQDKKSKRRSRRELASHTDSDSESKSGNSSDGDSCGAQPKDQKLKEQSQRHAEGHYSLVVEKELPPMHLNKEKLDMLEEEEFPKKNEEQSSYGTRANYRSDRSQGRQPDVMDDQPGKSRSPSMSISPRSERKSPSCPKRRLRRSPSGNGSPRVPSQRSLSQSPVRSTSKSPNRRNISRSPVRGRKGRSFSRSPVGSREHRSVSASPVRSLSQNHQRTSPRAASRRSISRSPGRSLSQGRGRSSHRVPSRTSISRSPVRNHNQRSISRSPRSRGRRSVSASPVRSLSRSHQSSPRASSRRSIGKSPVRTLNHRGVNRSPLRSRGRSHRSVSESPIRSLSQSRQRTSPKAQSRRSISRSPVRTDNHRSVSRSPVRSHGHRSVSASPVRSLSRGRQRSSSREPSRRSISRSPVKVSRKSSRSPVRSPARSSGRAPLRSHSRSPVRRPSRVNNRNYSRSPRGRSLSRSRSPDVSPKRIRRGRGFSERYSYARRYRTPSRSPVRSYRYNGRNDRGRYSGYRRYSPRRNRSPPPRRRTPSRYRSRRSRTPSVSRSPRHKGRRYSRSPSRSPVRSRSPVGTYRPRVERSRSLSRSRSPSRSRNSLESQSPRKKSRSRSQSSDGKKGLVSYGDGSPDSG, from the exons ATG TTGTCCGAGTTGCAAGCCTTGTTCCATTTTCATATTTCCTGTGACCATG gcaCTGGTGGAGAAAGCATATATGGTTCCAAGTTCCCAG ATGAATCACCTAGGCTAAAGCATGATGCTCCCGGCCTTCTATCTATGCCTGTTGCTGTTCGCGACACTCTTGGTTCTCATTTTATCATCACTTTTAAAGCTGATCCCCATCTTGATAG GAAACATGTGATCTTTGGAAAGCTTGTGCAAGGGCATAATATATTGAAGAAAATTGAAGATGTGGGTGATGAAGAAGGACTTCCAAGTGTAActgttaaaataattaattgtggCGAACATAATGAGG TAGATGGAAAGAAGTTGAAGAAATCAAAAAAGGGAAGAAATGGGTTTTGCGAAACCAATAATCATGAACTGCATAGGGGGAAGAACAGAAAATCTTCAGGGGACAAAAGGAAAAGGAGAAAGTATTACACATCAGAATCTGATAGTTCCTCAGATTCAGACACGAAATCTTCCAAAAGTGGTTGTGATTCTGAATCAGATTTATCTTCATCATCTTACACAagttcctccagtgatgacaggcagagaaagaggaaaagatCCAGGAAAGACAGGCATAGACGTGGAAAAAGAAGAGACAAACATCGAGAGAAGAGACGAAGGAAACAAGACAAAAAATCAAAGCGTAGATCAAGAAG GGAATTGGCCAGTCATACTGATTCAGACAGTGAAAGTAAGAGTGGCAACAGCTCCGATGGTGATAGTTGTGGTGCTCAACCGAAAGATCAGAAGCTTAAAGAACAATCTCAGAGACATG CTGAAGGTCACTATTCCTTAGTTGTGGAGAAAGAATTGCCTCCCATGCACCTTAACAAGGAGAAACTGGATATGCTAGAGGAAGAAGAATTCCCAAAGAAGAATGAAGAGCAAAGTAGCTATGGCACTAGAGCCAACTATAGATCTGACCGAAGTCAAGGGAGGCAGCCTGACGTGATGGATGATCAACCAGGCAAATCTAG GAGTCCAAGCATGAGTATTAGTCCCCGGAGCGAGAGGAAAAGCCCTAGTTGTCCAAAAAGGAGGTTGAGAAGAAGTCCAAGTGGCAATGGAAGCCCTCGTGTTCCATCACAGAGGAGCTTGAGTCAGAGTCCTGTTAGAAGCACAAGCAAAAGTCCAAACAGAAGAAACATAAGTAGAAGCCCCGTGAGAGGTAGGAAGGGGAGAAGTTTCAGTAGAAGCCCTGTGGGATCTCGCGAACATAGAAGTGTTAGTGCAAGCCCTGTAAGATCCCTTTCTCAGAACCACCAGAGGACTTCACCCAGAGCAGCATCACGCAGATCAATCAGCAGAAGTCCTGGAAGATCCCTTTCTCAGGGTCGCGGGAGGAGTTCACACAGAGTACCATCGCGAACATCAATCAGCAGAAGTCCTGTGAGAAATCACAATCAAAGAAGTATCAGTCGAAGCCCGAGATCTCGTGGTCGGAGAAGTGTGAGTGCAAGTCCGGTAAGATCCCTTTCTCGGAGCCACCAGAGTTCACCCAGAGCATCATCACGAAGATCAATCGGCAAAAGCCCTGTGAGAACACTCAATCATAGAGGTGTCAATAGAAGCCCTCTGAGATCTCGTGGTCGTAGTCATAGAAGTGTCAGTGAAAGCCCTATAAGATCTCTTTCTCAGAGCCGTCAGAGGACTTCACCAAAAGCACAATCACGGAGATCAATCAGTAGAAGCCCTGTGAGAACTGACAATCATAGAAGTGTAAGTAGAAGCCCTGTGAGATCTCATGGTCATAGAAGTGTGAGTGCAAGCCCTGTCAGATCACTTTCTCGGGGCCGCCAGAGGAGTTCATCTAGAGAACCTTCACGAAGATCAATAAGCAGAAGCCCAGTAAAAGTGTCAAGAAAGAGTAGCAGGAGTCCAGTTAGATCACCTGCCAGAAGCTCTGGAAGAGCCCCTTTGAGAAGCCATAGCCGGAGTCCAGTTAGGAGGCCAAGCAGAGTCAATAACCGCAATTATTCTAGGAGTCCACGTGGTAGGAGCTTGTCTAGAAGTCGGTCACCTGATGTTTCCCCGAAACGTATCAGAAGGGGAAGAGGTTTCAGTGAACGATACTCTTATGCTAGAAGATATAGGACTCCCTCTCGATCTCCTGTGAGATCATACCGCTATAATGGAAGAAATGACCGTGGCAG ATATTCAGGTTACAGAAGGTACTCCCCTAGGCGTAACAGGAGCCCACCACCACGCAGAAGAACCCCATCAAG ATACCGGAGTAGGAGGAGCAGGACACCATCTGTATCACGGAGCCCACGCCATAAGGGTCGACGATACAGTCGAAGTCCAAGCCGTAGCCCTGTTCGCAGTCGTTCACCTGTGGGCACATATCGACCTCGTGTTGAGAGGAGCAGGTCTTTGTCCCGGAGCAGGAGTCCATCACGCTCCAGGAATTCATTGGAATCACAATCTCCACGAAAGAAGAGCAGGTCAAGGTCCCAAAGCTCAGATGGAAAGAAAGGCCTTGTATCTTACGGAGATGGTTCTCCAGACTCAGGTTAA
- the LOC137813337 gene encoding peptidyl-prolyl cis-trans isomerase CYP95-like isoform X1 has translation MAKKKNSLVFMDVSIDGDPVERMVFELFYDVAPKTAENFRALCTGESGVSPNTGKSLHYKGSFFHRVVKGSIARGGDFVNRNGTGGESIYGSKFPDESPRLKHDAPGLLSMPVAVRDTLGSHFIITFKADPHLDRKHVIFGKLVQGHNILKKIEDVGDEEGLPSVTVKIINCGEHNEVDGKKLKKSKKGRNGFCETNNHELHRGKNRKSSGDKRKRRKYYTSESDSSSDSDTKSSKSGCDSESDLSSSSYTSSSSDDRQRKRKRSRKDRHRRGKRRDKHREKRRRKQDKKSKRRSRRELASHTDSDSESKSGNSSDGDSCGAQPKDQKLKEQSQRHAEGHYSLVVEKELPPMHLNKEKLDMLEEEEFPKKNEEQSSYGTRANYRSDRSQGRQPDVMDDQPGKSRSPSMSISPRSERKSPSCPKRRLRRSPSGNGSPRVPSQRSLSQSPVRSTSKSPNRRNISRSPVRGRKGRSFSRSPVGSREHRSVSASPVRSLSQNHQRTSPRAASRRSISRSPGRSLSQGRGRSSHRVPSRTSISRSPVRNHNQRSISRSPRSRGRRSVSASPVRSLSRSHQSSPRASSRRSIGKSPVRTLNHRGVNRSPLRSRGRSHRSVSESPIRSLSQSRQRTSPKAQSRRSISRSPVRTDNHRSVSRSPVRSHGHRSVSASPVRSLSRGRQRSSSREPSRRSISRSPVKVSRKSSRSPVRSPARSSGRAPLRSHSRSPVRRPSRVNNRNYSRSPRGRSLSRSRSPDVSPKRIRRGRGFSERYSYARRYRTPSRSPVRSYRYNGRNDRGRYSGYRRYSPRRNRSPPPRRRTPSRYRSRRSRTPSVSRSPRHKGRRYSRSPSRSPVRSRSPVGTYRPRVERSRSLSRSRSPSRSRNSLESQSPRKKSRSRSQSSDGKKGLVSYGDGSPDSG, from the exons ATGGCAAAGAAGAAGAATTCTCTGGTGTTTATGGATGTGTCCATAGATGGGGATCCTGTTGAAAGGATGGTTTTTGAG CTCTTCTATGATGTTGCTCCAAAAACTGCTGAAAATTTCCGTGCATTATGCACAG GAGAAAGCGGTGTTAGTCCAAATACTGGAAAATCACTGCACTACAAGGGGTCTTTCTTCCATCGAGTTGTAAAAGGATCTATCGCCCGG GGTGGAGATTTTGTGAATCGAAATG gcaCTGGTGGAGAAAGCATATATGGTTCCAAGTTCCCAG ATGAATCACCTAGGCTAAAGCATGATGCTCCCGGCCTTCTATCTATGCCTGTTGCTGTTCGCGACACTCTTGGTTCTCATTTTATCATCACTTTTAAAGCTGATCCCCATCTTGATAG GAAACATGTGATCTTTGGAAAGCTTGTGCAAGGGCATAATATATTGAAGAAAATTGAAGATGTGGGTGATGAAGAAGGACTTCCAAGTGTAActgttaaaataattaattgtggCGAACATAATGAGG TAGATGGAAAGAAGTTGAAGAAATCAAAAAAGGGAAGAAATGGGTTTTGCGAAACCAATAATCATGAACTGCATAGGGGGAAGAACAGAAAATCTTCAGGGGACAAAAGGAAAAGGAGAAAGTATTACACATCAGAATCTGATAGTTCCTCAGATTCAGACACGAAATCTTCCAAAAGTGGTTGTGATTCTGAATCAGATTTATCTTCATCATCTTACACAagttcctccagtgatgacaggcagagaaagaggaaaagatCCAGGAAAGACAGGCATAGACGTGGAAAAAGAAGAGACAAACATCGAGAGAAGAGACGAAGGAAACAAGACAAAAAATCAAAGCGTAGATCAAGAAG GGAATTGGCCAGTCATACTGATTCAGACAGTGAAAGTAAGAGTGGCAACAGCTCCGATGGTGATAGTTGTGGTGCTCAACCGAAAGATCAGAAGCTTAAAGAACAATCTCAGAGACATG CTGAAGGTCACTATTCCTTAGTTGTGGAGAAAGAATTGCCTCCCATGCACCTTAACAAGGAGAAACTGGATATGCTAGAGGAAGAAGAATTCCCAAAGAAGAATGAAGAGCAAAGTAGCTATGGCACTAGAGCCAACTATAGATCTGACCGAAGTCAAGGGAGGCAGCCTGACGTGATGGATGATCAACCAGGCAAATCTAG GAGTCCAAGCATGAGTATTAGTCCCCGGAGCGAGAGGAAAAGCCCTAGTTGTCCAAAAAGGAGGTTGAGAAGAAGTCCAAGTGGCAATGGAAGCCCTCGTGTTCCATCACAGAGGAGCTTGAGTCAGAGTCCTGTTAGAAGCACAAGCAAAAGTCCAAACAGAAGAAACATAAGTAGAAGCCCCGTGAGAGGTAGGAAGGGGAGAAGTTTCAGTAGAAGCCCTGTGGGATCTCGCGAACATAGAAGTGTTAGTGCAAGCCCTGTAAGATCCCTTTCTCAGAACCACCAGAGGACTTCACCCAGAGCAGCATCACGCAGATCAATCAGCAGAAGTCCTGGAAGATCCCTTTCTCAGGGTCGCGGGAGGAGTTCACACAGAGTACCATCGCGAACATCAATCAGCAGAAGTCCTGTGAGAAATCACAATCAAAGAAGTATCAGTCGAAGCCCGAGATCTCGTGGTCGGAGAAGTGTGAGTGCAAGTCCGGTAAGATCCCTTTCTCGGAGCCACCAGAGTTCACCCAGAGCATCATCACGAAGATCAATCGGCAAAAGCCCTGTGAGAACACTCAATCATAGAGGTGTCAATAGAAGCCCTCTGAGATCTCGTGGTCGTAGTCATAGAAGTGTCAGTGAAAGCCCTATAAGATCTCTTTCTCAGAGCCGTCAGAGGACTTCACCAAAAGCACAATCACGGAGATCAATCAGTAGAAGCCCTGTGAGAACTGACAATCATAGAAGTGTAAGTAGAAGCCCTGTGAGATCTCATGGTCATAGAAGTGTGAGTGCAAGCCCTGTCAGATCACTTTCTCGGGGCCGCCAGAGGAGTTCATCTAGAGAACCTTCACGAAGATCAATAAGCAGAAGCCCAGTAAAAGTGTCAAGAAAGAGTAGCAGGAGTCCAGTTAGATCACCTGCCAGAAGCTCTGGAAGAGCCCCTTTGAGAAGCCATAGCCGGAGTCCAGTTAGGAGGCCAAGCAGAGTCAATAACCGCAATTATTCTAGGAGTCCACGTGGTAGGAGCTTGTCTAGAAGTCGGTCACCTGATGTTTCCCCGAAACGTATCAGAAGGGGAAGAGGTTTCAGTGAACGATACTCTTATGCTAGAAGATATAGGACTCCCTCTCGATCTCCTGTGAGATCATACCGCTATAATGGAAGAAATGACCGTGGCAG ATATTCAGGTTACAGAAGGTACTCCCCTAGGCGTAACAGGAGCCCACCACCACGCAGAAGAACCCCATCAAG ATACCGGAGTAGGAGGAGCAGGACACCATCTGTATCACGGAGCCCACGCCATAAGGGTCGACGATACAGTCGAAGTCCAAGCCGTAGCCCTGTTCGCAGTCGTTCACCTGTGGGCACATATCGACCTCGTGTTGAGAGGAGCAGGTCTTTGTCCCGGAGCAGGAGTCCATCACGCTCCAGGAATTCATTGGAATCACAATCTCCACGAAAGAAGAGCAGGTCAAGGTCCCAAAGCTCAGATGGAAAGAAAGGCCTTGTATCTTACGGAGATGGTTCTCCAGACTCAGGTTAA
- the LOC137813337 gene encoding peptidyl-prolyl cis-trans isomerase CYP95-like isoform X3: protein MAKKKNSLVFMDVSIDGDPVERMVFELFYDVAPKTAENFRALCTGESGVSPNTGKSLHYKGSFFHRVVKGSIARGGDFVNRNGTGGESIYGSKFPDESPRLKHDAPGLLSMPVAVRDTLGSHFIITFKADPHLDRKHVIFGKLVQGHNILKKIEDVGDEEGLPSVTVKIINCGEHNEDGKKLKKSKKGRNGFCETNNHELHRGKNRKSSGDKRKRRKYYTSESDSSSDSDTKSSKSGCDSESDLSSSSYTSSSSDDRQRKRKRSRKDRHRRGKRRDKHREKRRRKQDKKSKRRSRRELASHTDSDSESKSGNSSDGDSCGAQPKDQKLKEQSQRHAEGHYSLVVEKELPPMHLNKEKLDMLEEEEFPKKNEEQSSYGTRANYRSDRSQGRQPDVMDDQPGKSRSPSMSISPRSERKSPSCPKRRLRRSPSGNGSPRVPSQRSLSQSPVRSTSKSPNRRNISRSPVRGRKGRSFSRSPVGSREHRSVSASPVRSLSQNHQRTSPRAASRRSISRSPGRSLSQGRGRSSHRVPSRTSISRSPVRNHNQRSISRSPRSRGRRSVSASPVRSLSRSHQSSPRASSRRSIGKSPVRTLNHRGVNRSPLRSRGRSHRSVSESPIRSLSQSRQRTSPKAQSRRSISRSPVRTDNHRSVSRSPVRSHGHRSVSASPVRSLSRGRQRSSSREPSRRSISRSPVKVSRKSSRSPVRSPARSSGRAPLRSHSRSPVRRPSRVNNRNYSRSPRGRSLSRSRSPDVSPKRIRRGRGFSERYSYARRYRTPSRSPVRSYRYNGRNDRGRYSGYRRYSPRRNRSPPPRRRTPSRYRSRRSRTPSVSRSPRHKGRRYSRSPSRSPVRSRSPVGTYRPRVERSRSLSRSRSPSRSRNSLESQSPRKKSRSRSQSSDGKKGLVSYGDGSPDSG, encoded by the exons ATGGCAAAGAAGAAGAATTCTCTGGTGTTTATGGATGTGTCCATAGATGGGGATCCTGTTGAAAGGATGGTTTTTGAG CTCTTCTATGATGTTGCTCCAAAAACTGCTGAAAATTTCCGTGCATTATGCACAG GAGAAAGCGGTGTTAGTCCAAATACTGGAAAATCACTGCACTACAAGGGGTCTTTCTTCCATCGAGTTGTAAAAGGATCTATCGCCCGG GGTGGAGATTTTGTGAATCGAAATG gcaCTGGTGGAGAAAGCATATATGGTTCCAAGTTCCCAG ATGAATCACCTAGGCTAAAGCATGATGCTCCCGGCCTTCTATCTATGCCTGTTGCTGTTCGCGACACTCTTGGTTCTCATTTTATCATCACTTTTAAAGCTGATCCCCATCTTGATAG GAAACATGTGATCTTTGGAAAGCTTGTGCAAGGGCATAATATATTGAAGAAAATTGAAGATGTGGGTGATGAAGAAGGACTTCCAAGTGTAActgttaaaataattaattgtggCGAACATAATGAGG ATGGAAAGAAGTTGAAGAAATCAAAAAAGGGAAGAAATGGGTTTTGCGAAACCAATAATCATGAACTGCATAGGGGGAAGAACAGAAAATCTTCAGGGGACAAAAGGAAAAGGAGAAAGTATTACACATCAGAATCTGATAGTTCCTCAGATTCAGACACGAAATCTTCCAAAAGTGGTTGTGATTCTGAATCAGATTTATCTTCATCATCTTACACAagttcctccagtgatgacaggcagagaaagaggaaaagatCCAGGAAAGACAGGCATAGACGTGGAAAAAGAAGAGACAAACATCGAGAGAAGAGACGAAGGAAACAAGACAAAAAATCAAAGCGTAGATCAAGAAG GGAATTGGCCAGTCATACTGATTCAGACAGTGAAAGTAAGAGTGGCAACAGCTCCGATGGTGATAGTTGTGGTGCTCAACCGAAAGATCAGAAGCTTAAAGAACAATCTCAGAGACATG CTGAAGGTCACTATTCCTTAGTTGTGGAGAAAGAATTGCCTCCCATGCACCTTAACAAGGAGAAACTGGATATGCTAGAGGAAGAAGAATTCCCAAAGAAGAATGAAGAGCAAAGTAGCTATGGCACTAGAGCCAACTATAGATCTGACCGAAGTCAAGGGAGGCAGCCTGACGTGATGGATGATCAACCAGGCAAATCTAG GAGTCCAAGCATGAGTATTAGTCCCCGGAGCGAGAGGAAAAGCCCTAGTTGTCCAAAAAGGAGGTTGAGAAGAAGTCCAAGTGGCAATGGAAGCCCTCGTGTTCCATCACAGAGGAGCTTGAGTCAGAGTCCTGTTAGAAGCACAAGCAAAAGTCCAAACAGAAGAAACATAAGTAGAAGCCCCGTGAGAGGTAGGAAGGGGAGAAGTTTCAGTAGAAGCCCTGTGGGATCTCGCGAACATAGAAGTGTTAGTGCAAGCCCTGTAAGATCCCTTTCTCAGAACCACCAGAGGACTTCACCCAGAGCAGCATCACGCAGATCAATCAGCAGAAGTCCTGGAAGATCCCTTTCTCAGGGTCGCGGGAGGAGTTCACACAGAGTACCATCGCGAACATCAATCAGCAGAAGTCCTGTGAGAAATCACAATCAAAGAAGTATCAGTCGAAGCCCGAGATCTCGTGGTCGGAGAAGTGTGAGTGCAAGTCCGGTAAGATCCCTTTCTCGGAGCCACCAGAGTTCACCCAGAGCATCATCACGAAGATCAATCGGCAAAAGCCCTGTGAGAACACTCAATCATAGAGGTGTCAATAGAAGCCCTCTGAGATCTCGTGGTCGTAGTCATAGAAGTGTCAGTGAAAGCCCTATAAGATCTCTTTCTCAGAGCCGTCAGAGGACTTCACCAAAAGCACAATCACGGAGATCAATCAGTAGAAGCCCTGTGAGAACTGACAATCATAGAAGTGTAAGTAGAAGCCCTGTGAGATCTCATGGTCATAGAAGTGTGAGTGCAAGCCCTGTCAGATCACTTTCTCGGGGCCGCCAGAGGAGTTCATCTAGAGAACCTTCACGAAGATCAATAAGCAGAAGCCCAGTAAAAGTGTCAAGAAAGAGTAGCAGGAGTCCAGTTAGATCACCTGCCAGAAGCTCTGGAAGAGCCCCTTTGAGAAGCCATAGCCGGAGTCCAGTTAGGAGGCCAAGCAGAGTCAATAACCGCAATTATTCTAGGAGTCCACGTGGTAGGAGCTTGTCTAGAAGTCGGTCACCTGATGTTTCCCCGAAACGTATCAGAAGGGGAAGAGGTTTCAGTGAACGATACTCTTATGCTAGAAGATATAGGACTCCCTCTCGATCTCCTGTGAGATCATACCGCTATAATGGAAGAAATGACCGTGGCAG ATATTCAGGTTACAGAAGGTACTCCCCTAGGCGTAACAGGAGCCCACCACCACGCAGAAGAACCCCATCAAG ATACCGGAGTAGGAGGAGCAGGACACCATCTGTATCACGGAGCCCACGCCATAAGGGTCGACGATACAGTCGAAGTCCAAGCCGTAGCCCTGTTCGCAGTCGTTCACCTGTGGGCACATATCGACCTCGTGTTGAGAGGAGCAGGTCTTTGTCCCGGAGCAGGAGTCCATCACGCTCCAGGAATTCATTGGAATCACAATCTCCACGAAAGAAGAGCAGGTCAAGGTCCCAAAGCTCAGATGGAAAGAAAGGCCTTGTATCTTACGGAGATGGTTCTCCAGACTCAGGTTAA